One Pseudodesulfovibrio senegalensis DNA segment encodes these proteins:
- the argB gene encoding acetylglutamate kinase, giving the protein MKRYQKQARGIIETLPYISEFYKKTVVIKYGGNAMIDEDLKKAFALNVILLKYIGVNPVVVHGGGPQIGKMLEALNIPTQFRQGYRVTDAATMDVVEMVLVGKVNKQIVNLLNMHGGRAVGLSGKDGMLIKAERKELAIEKDDTAPEIIDLGKVGEVAEVNVDVIRTMEQSGFIPVIAPVGVDDQGNTYNINADSVAGAVAAALGAKRLHLLTDVPGLLDKDGELITSMDRNEAFAVIEDGTAKGGMIPKIKCCLEALPAVEKAHIIDGRVENCVLLEMFTRSGIGTEITP; this is encoded by the coding sequence ATGAAACGCTACCAGAAGCAGGCTCGTGGCATCATCGAAACCCTGCCCTACATCAGCGAGTTCTATAAAAAAACCGTGGTCATCAAGTACGGCGGCAACGCCATGATCGACGAAGACCTGAAAAAAGCGTTTGCCCTGAACGTGATCCTGCTCAAATACATCGGGGTCAACCCGGTCGTGGTCCACGGCGGCGGACCGCAGATCGGAAAAATGCTCGAAGCGCTCAATATTCCAACCCAGTTCCGGCAGGGATACCGGGTTACGGACGCCGCCACCATGGACGTGGTGGAAATGGTGCTGGTTGGCAAGGTCAACAAGCAGATCGTCAACCTGCTCAACATGCACGGCGGCCGCGCCGTGGGCCTTTCCGGCAAGGACGGCATGCTCATCAAGGCCGAGCGCAAGGAACTGGCCATTGAAAAGGATGACACGGCCCCGGAGATCATCGATCTGGGCAAGGTGGGCGAAGTGGCCGAAGTCAACGTGGATGTCATCCGTACCATGGAACAATCCGGTTTCATCCCGGTCATAGCGCCCGTGGGCGTGGACGATCAGGGCAACACATACAACATCAACGCGGACTCCGTGGCCGGTGCCGTGGCAGCAGCGCTCGGCGCAAAACGGCTGCACCTGCTCACCGATGTTCCGGGGCTGCTGGACAAGGACGGAGAACTCATCACCTCCATGGACCGCAACGAAGCCTTTGCCGTCATCGAGGACGGCACCGCCAAGGGCGGCATGATCCCCAAGATCAAGTGCTGCCTGGAAGCCCTGCCCGCCGTGGAAAAGGCGCACATCATCGACGGCCGGGTGGAAAACTGCGTGTTGCTGGAAATGTTCACTCGTTCGGGCATTGGCACGGAAATCACGCCCTAG
- a CDS encoding putative sulfate/molybdate transporter — protein sequence MTDNHTTFLSAFRFNRMELAGSLGDLGTLLPLAMGLIMVNGLDPVGLFVSVGLLYILGGLYYRVPIAVQPMKVISAYAIATAATPAQISASGWLLAGMLLFLGVSGLVDRVSRLIPVCVVRGVQLSTGVLLMSKGASFIAGTSAYQQAQGAPEPFLSVQFLGPVPVGALIGAVLGVAALLLLNSRRFPAGLVVVVAGFGCGLLLGGASGLGGVHAGFFLPEILPFGLPSGVDFTWALLALALPQIPMTLGNAVIANRDLSHEYFGGQSRRVTDRALCVSMGLANMLAALLGGMPLCHGAGGLAAHYRFGARTAGSNLLIGGGFLVLALGLGAGALLVLRLIPLAALGVLLVFAGVQLGLAIMDLRKRSDMFVTLAMCGIALGLNLAWAFGAGLGLALVLRKGTVRV from the coding sequence ATGACCGACAATCACACGACGTTTTTGAGCGCCTTTCGTTTCAATCGCATGGAGTTGGCCGGTTCCCTGGGTGACCTCGGCACGTTGTTGCCGCTGGCCATGGGGCTGATCATGGTCAACGGCCTTGATCCGGTGGGGCTGTTCGTTTCCGTGGGACTGCTCTATATACTGGGCGGGCTGTATTACCGGGTTCCCATTGCCGTGCAACCCATGAAGGTCATTTCGGCCTATGCCATTGCAACGGCCGCAACCCCGGCGCAGATATCGGCTTCGGGCTGGCTGCTTGCGGGCATGCTGCTTTTTTTGGGGGTGAGCGGGCTTGTGGACAGGGTTTCGCGCCTCATACCCGTGTGTGTGGTGCGCGGGGTCCAGCTTTCCACGGGTGTGCTGCTCATGTCCAAGGGCGCGTCCTTCATCGCCGGAACCTCGGCGTACCAGCAGGCCCAGGGGGCCCCAGAACCGTTTCTGTCCGTGCAGTTTCTGGGACCGGTGCCGGTGGGCGCACTCATCGGTGCGGTGCTGGGCGTGGCCGCCCTGCTGCTTTTGAACAGCCGTCGTTTCCCGGCCGGCTTGGTGGTGGTCGTCGCCGGATTCGGCTGCGGGCTGCTGTTGGGCGGGGCCTCCGGGTTGGGCGGTGTGCATGCCGGATTTTTCCTGCCGGAAATTCTGCCGTTCGGCCTGCCTTCGGGGGTGGATTTCACGTGGGCGCTGCTGGCCCTCGCCCTGCCGCAGATTCCCATGACATTGGGCAATGCGGTCATCGCCAACCGAGACCTGAGCCATGAATATTTCGGGGGACAGAGCCGAAGGGTCACGGACCGGGCCCTGTGTGTGAGCATGGGGCTGGCCAACATGCTGGCCGCCCTGTTGGGCGGCATGCCCTTGTGCCACGGCGCAGGCGGGCTGGCCGCTCATTATCGTTTCGGGGCGAGAACCGCCGGTTCCAACCTGCTGATCGGCGGCGGTTTCCTGGTGCTGGCCTTGGGGCTTGGCGCCGGGGCGTTGCTTGTCCTGCGCCTGATTCCCCTTGCCGCGCTTGGCGTATTGCTTGTCTTTGCCGGAGTTCAGCTGGGACTGGCTATCATGGACCTCAGAAAACGCAGCGACATGTTCGTGACGCTGGCCATGTGCGGCATTGCCCTCGGTCTGAACCTGGCGTGGGCGTTCGGGGCCGGGCTGGGGCTGGCGCTGGTTTTGCGCAAGGGAACAGTCAGGGTCTGA
- a CDS encoding tetratricopeptide repeat protein: MVQQFPQILGVFSMLKEGDIGTGGTKRNRENITYWYVRILSPDDFEVQPLNQYHVPSGIKNSVKKSQFLTTYTPEPAYYRMNTVPALESLARKIRQGNEAFANGDLNEAERQFIKALMIDDRNVDANMGLGKVYAEKNEFEKLKKVLETLLSIDEVFVEEQRKRFNEFGISLRKNGYYDESLRYYNKALEFTKKDENLYFNLARVHYERGDRDGCMKSLKNALDLNPSFVEAQKFLSHCERLSA; this comes from the coding sequence ATGGTGCAACAATTCCCGCAGATTCTGGGTGTTTTCTCAATGCTCAAGGAAGGTGATATCGGCACGGGCGGAACCAAACGCAACCGTGAAAATATCACGTACTGGTATGTGAGAATCCTGTCGCCCGATGATTTCGAGGTGCAGCCCCTGAACCAATACCATGTGCCGTCCGGCATCAAGAATTCGGTCAAAAAATCCCAATTCCTGACCACCTACACTCCGGAACCGGCCTACTACCGCATGAACACGGTCCCGGCCCTTGAGTCACTGGCACGCAAAATACGGCAGGGCAACGAAGCCTTTGCAAACGGCGACCTCAACGAGGCGGAAAGGCAGTTCATCAAGGCGCTGATGATCGACGACCGCAACGTGGATGCCAACATGGGGCTCGGAAAGGTATATGCGGAGAAAAATGAATTTGAAAAACTGAAAAAGGTTCTGGAGACGCTGCTGTCCATCGACGAGGTCTTTGTGGAGGAACAGCGCAAGCGGTTCAACGAATTCGGCATCAGCCTGCGCAAAAACGGCTATTATGACGAATCGCTCCGGTATTACAACAAGGCGCTTGAATTCACGAAGAAGGACGAGAACCTCTACTTCAACCTCGCCCGGGTTCATTATGAACGGGGCGACCGTGACGGGTGCATGAAGTCCCTGAAAAATGCGCTGGACCTGAATCCCTCATTTGTCGAAGCGCAAAAATTCCTGAGTCACTGCGAACGCCTTTCCGCATGA
- a CDS encoding MFS transporter: MSKLYLHRKLQFVFGVTLMAVLGVSSIIPALPDIMQGLHMTPATIGTVIAAFTLPGVLFSPLVGVLADRLGRKKILVPSLFLFGIAGFCCFFARDVRTLLVLRFVQGMGAAPLGVLYGTMIGDLYSGRDRSTAMGYNAGVLSLGTAIFPAIGGALAMLGWNWPFVLPLLAIPLGLAITLRMNNPEPRSKVGLGAYMRDTLQQMRSRSALVLFATTFLTFVILYGPIVTYLPILLNQRFQSTPATIGSVFLAASLATALASFRLGSLAERFGNRALLATGALFYGLCMVGVPNMPGFWLTILPVSCFGIAQGLNIPTVMTMLTSLAPMEQRGAFMAANGMILRLSQTAAPMLMGGIYAWLGMEAVYMSGLLCAVAILLLAIFGVEPGTKNSPV, encoded by the coding sequence TTGTCCAAGCTCTATCTGCACAGAAAACTCCAGTTCGTTTTCGGGGTCACACTCATGGCTGTGCTGGGTGTATCCAGCATCATCCCTGCGCTCCCCGACATCATGCAGGGCCTGCACATGACCCCGGCCACCATAGGCACGGTCATTGCCGCGTTCACCCTGCCCGGCGTGCTGTTCTCGCCCCTTGTGGGGGTTCTGGCAGACCGCTTGGGGCGAAAAAAAATCCTCGTCCCGTCCCTGTTTCTGTTCGGAATCGCCGGTTTCTGCTGCTTCTTTGCCCGCGACGTGCGCACCCTGCTGGTACTGCGATTCGTGCAGGGCATGGGGGCGGCCCCGCTGGGCGTGCTCTACGGAACCATGATCGGCGACCTCTATTCGGGACGCGACCGCAGCACTGCCATGGGCTATAACGCCGGCGTGCTCTCATTGGGCACAGCCATATTCCCGGCCATCGGCGGCGCGCTGGCAATGCTGGGCTGGAACTGGCCTTTCGTGCTGCCGTTGCTGGCCATTCCCCTCGGACTGGCCATCACCCTGCGCATGAACAACCCCGAACCCCGCAGCAAGGTGGGGCTGGGCGCCTACATGCGCGATACCCTGCAGCAGATGCGCTCCAGAAGCGCACTGGTGCTTTTCGCCACCACGTTCCTGACTTTCGTGATCCTCTACGGCCCCATCGTGACCTACCTGCCCATACTCCTGAACCAGCGCTTCCAGTCCACGCCCGCCACCATCGGCTCGGTGTTCCTTGCCGCTTCCCTGGCCACGGCATTGGCGTCATTCCGGCTGGGCAGTCTGGCGGAACGATTCGGAAACAGGGCGTTGCTGGCCACCGGGGCACTGTTCTACGGACTCTGTATGGTGGGCGTGCCGAACATGCCCGGATTCTGGCTGACCATCCTGCCCGTGAGTTGCTTCGGCATTGCCCAGGGCCTGAACATACCCACGGTCATGACCATGCTCACCTCCCTGGCCCCCATGGAACAGCGCGGCGCGTTCATGGCCGCCAACGGCATGATCCTGCGCCTTTCCCAGACCGCCGCGCCCATGCTCATGGGCGGCATCTACGCATGGCTGGGCATGGAGGCCGTGTACATGAGCGGCCTGCTCTGTGCCGTGGCCATCCTGTTGTTGGCAATCTTCGGGGTCGAACCCGGCACGAAAAACTCACCTGTCTGA
- the yfcE gene encoding phosphodiesterase, producing the protein MKILFIGDLHGNAPRTRQLLDIADTANVDMIALLGDILYHGPRNPLTEGYDPKATAQMLNRYKQKIVSVRGNCDSEVDQTLLEFPMTCDFAWLVADGKRMFLTHGHLWSPSNLPPLMPGDVFASGHVHFPSARVENGIHIWNPGCPCLPKEGSVAGYGLYENGVFRAMDMDGNTVLEDRLFPATMTEQKTA; encoded by the coding sequence ATGAAAATATTGTTCATCGGCGACCTGCACGGCAATGCGCCGCGCACACGCCAACTGCTCGACATTGCCGACACCGCCAACGTGGACATGATCGCCCTGTTGGGCGACATTCTCTACCACGGACCGCGCAACCCCCTGACCGAGGGATACGACCCCAAGGCCACCGCGCAGATGCTCAACCGGTACAAACAGAAGATCGTATCCGTGCGCGGCAACTGCGACAGCGAAGTGGACCAGACCCTGCTGGAATTCCCCATGACCTGCGATTTCGCATGGCTGGTTGCGGATGGAAAACGCATGTTCCTGACCCACGGACACCTGTGGTCCCCGTCCAATCTGCCCCCGCTCATGCCGGGCGACGTGTTCGCCTCCGGTCATGTGCACTTTCCGTCCGCCCGGGTGGAAAACGGCATCCACATATGGAACCCCGGCTGTCCCTGCCTGCCCAAGGAGGGCTCGGTTGCGGGCTATGGCCTGTATGAAAACGGCGTGTTCCGCGCCATGGACATGGACGGCAACACGGTTCTGGAAGACCGCCTGTTCCCCGCAACCATGACCGAGCAGAAAACCGCCTGA
- the proB gene encoding glutamate 5-kinase, with product MSNSRNGRAHLLQDARRIVVKVGSAVLTTQDGINRKTIIRLAGQLARLHDRGIGIVLVSSGAVAAGRTRIAETLGSSVAGAISDLPARQAASAVGQGRLMHDYDEAFGWFGKATAQILLTRDGLRDRKRFLNARNTLEQLLAWDVIPIINENDTVSVKELQFGDNDTLGAMAVGLIGADLYINLTSADGVFDKNPDKNPDAACMPLIENIAALDIDAMCDGKTASGSGGMYSKLRAARRAAQLGVPTLIVSGKNRFSLEHALDDNGPGTLVLPEDHTVSSKKFWMAYHDEPAGTITVDSGAARALTAKGKSLLPAGITTVKGCFEPGALVRICTQDDTTIGVGLTNYSSDDLNSIKGLRTSQIEALIGPVHYKEAVHRDNLLPDAAI from the coding sequence ATGAGCAATAGTCGCAACGGCCGCGCCCACCTGCTGCAGGATGCCCGACGCATCGTGGTCAAGGTGGGCAGTGCGGTACTGACCACGCAGGACGGCATCAACCGCAAGACCATCATCCGGCTGGCCGGTCAACTGGCCCGGCTGCACGACAGGGGCATCGGCATTGTACTGGTGTCCTCCGGCGCAGTGGCAGCGGGGCGCACCCGCATAGCGGAGACTCTGGGCAGCTCGGTGGCCGGAGCCATCAGCGACCTGCCCGCGCGGCAGGCTGCATCCGCCGTGGGCCAAGGGCGCCTCATGCACGACTACGACGAGGCCTTCGGCTGGTTCGGCAAGGCCACGGCCCAGATACTGCTGACCCGCGATGGCCTGCGCGACCGCAAGAGATTTCTCAACGCCCGCAACACACTGGAACAACTGCTGGCGTGGGATGTCATCCCCATCATCAACGAAAACGACACCGTGTCGGTCAAGGAACTCCAATTCGGGGACAACGACACGTTGGGCGCCATGGCCGTGGGCCTGATCGGCGCGGACCTGTATATCAACCTGACCTCGGCCGACGGCGTATTCGACAAGAACCCGGACAAGAACCCGGACGCGGCCTGCATGCCCCTGATCGAGAACATTGCCGCGCTGGACATCGACGCCATGTGCGACGGCAAGACCGCATCCGGCTCGGGCGGCATGTATTCCAAGCTCCGGGCAGCGCGCCGCGCGGCACAGCTCGGCGTGCCCACACTCATCGTATCCGGAAAAAACCGGTTTTCCCTTGAGCACGCCCTGGATGACAACGGTCCGGGCACGCTGGTGCTGCCCGAGGACCACACGGTTTCCAGCAAAAAATTCTGGATGGCCTACCACGACGAACCTGCCGGGACCATCACGGTGGACAGCGGTGCTGCCCGCGCACTGACAGCCAAGGGCAAAAGCCTGCTGCCCGCCGGCATCACCACGGTCAAGGGCTGTTTCGAGCCCGGCGCGCTGGTGCGCATCTGCACGCAGGACGACACCACCATCGGCGTTGGCCTGACCAATTATTCGTCCGACGACCTGAACAGCATCAAGGGCTTGCGCACCTCGCAGATCGAAGCCCTGATCGGTCCGGTACATTACAAGGAAGCCGTCCACCGGGACAACCTGTTGCCGGACGCTGCCATCTGA
- the obgE gene encoding GTPase ObgE encodes MRFVDEATITVRSGKGGNGCASLRREANRPKGGPDGGDGGKGGDVIMRASNRLMTLYDFRLRRLYEARNGQPGMGRDKYGKAADDLYIDLPVGTLVYEVTEDENGERHEKLLTDLVSDGTEFVICNGGEGGRGNIHFKSSTNRTPRFAEEGKPGEEKHLRLELKVLADVGLLGLPNAGKSTFISKVSAARPKIAAYPFTTLVPNLGVVEDENFQHMVIADIPGLIEGASEGQGLGHTFLKHVERTRFLVHILAAEDLNRENPLDGYDMLNEELECFNKDMSKKPQIRVINKIDTLAPEELEQLRQACGDTTVFFISALTGQGVDALLDEMWRQLRALETAQQEAGDHEQ; translated from the coding sequence ATGCGATTCGTTGACGAGGCTACCATCACAGTTCGTTCCGGCAAGGGCGGCAACGGCTGCGCGTCCCTGCGCCGCGAGGCCAACCGGCCCAAGGGCGGACCGGACGGCGGCGACGGCGGCAAGGGCGGCGATGTCATCATGCGCGCCTCCAACCGGCTCATGACCCTGTACGATTTCCGGCTGCGCAGGCTGTATGAGGCGCGCAACGGCCAGCCCGGCATGGGCCGCGACAAATATGGCAAGGCCGCCGACGACCTGTACATCGACCTGCCCGTGGGCACGCTGGTCTATGAAGTGACCGAGGATGAAAATGGCGAGCGCCACGAAAAGCTGCTCACGGACCTTGTCAGCGACGGCACGGAGTTCGTGATCTGCAACGGCGGCGAAGGCGGCCGGGGCAACATCCATTTCAAATCGTCCACCAACCGCACACCCCGCTTTGCCGAAGAAGGCAAGCCCGGCGAGGAAAAACACCTGCGCCTCGAGCTCAAGGTATTGGCGGACGTGGGCCTGCTCGGCCTGCCCAATGCGGGCAAATCCACCTTCATCTCGAAAGTTTCGGCAGCACGGCCCAAGATCGCGGCCTATCCCTTTACCACGCTGGTGCCCAATCTCGGCGTGGTGGAAGATGAAAATTTCCAACACATGGTCATCGCGGACATCCCGGGCCTCATCGAAGGTGCCAGCGAAGGACAGGGGCTGGGGCACACATTTCTCAAGCATGTGGAGCGGACCCGCTTTCTGGTGCACATCCTTGCGGCCGAAGACCTGAATCGGGAAAACCCCCTTGACGGCTACGACATGCTCAACGAGGAGCTTGAGTGCTTCAACAAGGACATGTCCAAAAAGCCCCAGATCCGCGTCATCAACAAAATCGACACTCTTGCCCCGGAAGAGCTGGAACAACTCCGGCAGGCCTGCGGCGATACGACGGTTTTTTTCATTTCGGCCCTCACCGGTCAGGGTGTGGACGCGCTGCTCGACGAAATGTGGCGGCAGCTCCGCGCGCTGGAAACTGCGCAACAGGAAGCCGGAGACCATGAGCAATAG